A region from the Conexibacter woesei Iso977N genome encodes:
- a CDS encoding redox-sensing transcriptional repressor Rex: MSVSDLANSSGNGVPADGAMPERLSLGVAARLARYLQVLTKAKKEGKDTISSQELSAFTQVNSTQIRRDLSGFGKFGKRGVGYNVDGLVTQIRKILRTAGQHNIALFGAGHLGRAIASSDVFADHGFRVVAIFDLDPDKIGMHVGSLEVRDVKNLRQVVEDEDIVVGVLAVPSAAAQGLAEQLVRAGVKIIFNYSESLLRVPPEVTVHTSSPAVDLLYALYFYLT; encoded by the coding sequence ATGAGCGTCAGCGATCTGGCCAATTCGAGCGGGAACGGCGTGCCGGCCGACGGTGCCATGCCGGAACGGCTCTCGCTCGGCGTCGCGGCGCGCCTCGCGCGCTACCTCCAGGTGCTGACCAAGGCCAAGAAGGAAGGCAAGGACACGATCTCCTCGCAGGAGCTGTCCGCCTTCACGCAGGTCAACTCCACGCAGATCCGCCGCGACCTGTCGGGCTTCGGCAAGTTCGGCAAGCGCGGCGTCGGCTACAACGTCGACGGCCTCGTCACGCAGATCCGCAAGATCCTGCGCACCGCGGGCCAGCACAACATCGCGCTGTTCGGCGCCGGCCACCTCGGCCGGGCGATCGCCTCCTCCGACGTCTTCGCCGACCACGGCTTCAGGGTCGTCGCGATCTTCGACCTGGACCCCGACAAGATCGGGATGCACGTCGGGTCGCTGGAGGTCCGCGACGTCAAGAACCTCCGCCAGGTCGTCGAGGACGAGGACATCGTCGTCGGCGTCCTCGCCGTCCCCAGCGCCGCGGCGCAGGGCCTCGCCGAGCAGCTCGTCAGGGCCGGCGTGAAGATCATCTTCAACTACTCCGAGTCGCTGCTGCGCGTCCCACCCGAGGTGACCGTGCACACCTCCAGCCCGGCTGTGGACCTCCTGTACGCGCTGTACTTCTACCTCACCTAG
- a CDS encoding glutaredoxin family protein, giving the protein MATIDLYGRPGCHLCDDARAQLLALQPEYGFRLNDIDIEADDDLHKRYLERIPVIVLDGEHLFDFFVDDAVLRDRLGTVGGG; this is encoded by the coding sequence GTGGCGACCATCGACCTCTACGGCCGCCCCGGCTGCCACCTCTGCGACGACGCCCGCGCGCAGCTGCTCGCGCTCCAGCCGGAGTACGGGTTCCGGCTCAACGACATCGACATCGAGGCCGACGACGACCTCCACAAGCGCTACCTGGAGCGCATCCCGGTGATCGTGCTCGACGGTGAGCACCTGTTCGACTTCTTCGTGGACGACGCCGTTCTCCGGGACCGCCTCGGTACAGTTGGCGGCGGATGA
- the tsaD gene encoding tRNA (adenosine(37)-N6)-threonylcarbamoyltransferase complex transferase subunit TsaD, translating into MAIETSCDDTCAAVVTGDGEIKANVISSQGVHDRYGGVVPEVASRHHLELATPVVDDALQRAEITLDDVDLVAVTAGPGLVGALLVGVATAKGIAAARQLPLAPVDHLQGHVAANFLHTEDGEPLEPPFLCLIASGGHTFLARVDGHDGFTVLGQTLDDAAGEAIDKGARLLGLPFPGGPHLEKLARDGDPDAFAFPTSSKLGGLDFSFAGLKTALLYKVRDLGEAEAQKRRADLAAAYQHAIVEQLALRVRRALKDTGLDRLAIGGGVAANGPLRERLSALAPTVKVPPRALCTDNAAMIASAARYVEPVRFPDYLGLEVHATGQRAL; encoded by the coding sequence TTGGCGATCGAGACCTCCTGCGACGACACGTGCGCGGCGGTCGTCACCGGCGACGGCGAGATCAAGGCCAACGTGATCTCCTCCCAGGGCGTGCACGACCGCTACGGCGGCGTGGTCCCGGAGGTCGCCTCGCGCCACCACCTGGAGCTCGCGACGCCGGTCGTCGACGACGCGCTGCAGCGCGCGGAGATCACGCTCGACGACGTCGACCTCGTGGCGGTCACGGCCGGGCCCGGCCTGGTCGGCGCGCTGCTCGTCGGGGTCGCGACGGCCAAGGGGATCGCGGCGGCGCGACAGCTGCCGCTCGCGCCGGTCGACCACCTCCAGGGCCACGTCGCGGCCAACTTCCTGCACACCGAGGACGGGGAGCCGCTGGAGCCTCCGTTCCTGTGCCTGATCGCGTCCGGCGGCCACACGTTCCTGGCCCGCGTCGACGGCCACGACGGCTTCACCGTGCTGGGCCAGACGCTCGACGACGCCGCGGGCGAGGCGATCGACAAGGGCGCGCGCCTGCTCGGGCTGCCGTTCCCCGGCGGCCCGCACCTGGAGAAGCTCGCCCGCGACGGCGACCCGGACGCGTTCGCGTTCCCGACGTCGAGCAAGCTCGGCGGCCTGGACTTCAGCTTCGCGGGGCTCAAGACCGCGCTGCTCTACAAGGTCCGGGACCTGGGGGAGGCCGAGGCGCAGAAGCGCCGCGCCGACCTCGCCGCCGCCTACCAGCACGCGATCGTCGAGCAGCTCGCGCTGCGCGTGCGGCGCGCGCTGAAGGACACCGGCCTGGACCGCCTCGCGATCGGCGGCGGCGTCGCCGCCAACGGCCCGCTGCGGGAGCGCCTCAGCGCGCTGGCGCCGACCGTCAAGGTCCCGCCGCGCGCGCTGTGCACCGACAACGCGGCGATGATCGCCAGCGCCGCCCGCTACGTCGAGCCGGTCCGCTTTCCGGACTACCTCGGGCTCGAGGTGCACGCCACCGGCCAGCGGGCGCTCTGA
- the rimI gene encoding ribosomal protein S18-alanine N-acetyltransferase produces MTSSLPAPTTPSVRRLTYADLPQVIAIERRSYPTPWSLAMFVLELSKPSGICLAATDGEGAITGYLICSRYDTVWHIMNVTASPDVRRQGVATSLLTDLLARVEEPEPRFTLEVRVSNAGAIALYERHAFRAAGLRRRYYQDNGEDALIMWRTPATLRGSLDDIPNAVDPRNKTRLL; encoded by the coding sequence TTGACCAGCAGCCTCCCCGCACCGACCACGCCTTCGGTCCGCCGCCTCACCTACGCGGACCTCCCGCAGGTGATCGCGATCGAGCGCCGCTCGTATCCGACGCCGTGGTCGCTGGCGATGTTCGTGCTGGAGCTGTCCAAGCCGTCCGGGATCTGCCTCGCGGCGACCGACGGCGAGGGCGCGATCACCGGCTACCTGATCTGCTCGCGCTACGACACGGTCTGGCACATCATGAACGTGACCGCGTCGCCCGACGTGCGCCGCCAGGGCGTCGCGACGTCGCTGCTGACCGACCTCCTGGCCCGCGTCGAGGAGCCCGAGCCGCGCTTCACGCTCGAGGTCCGCGTCTCCAACGCCGGGGCGATCGCGCTCTACGAGCGCCACGCGTTCCGGGCCGCCGGGCTGCGTCGCCGGTACTACCAGGACAACGGCGAGGACGCGCTCATCATGTGGCGCACGCCGGCGACGCTGCGCGGCAGCCTCGACGACATCCCCAACGCGGTCGACCCGCGCAACAAGACGCGCCTGCTGTGA
- the tsaB gene encoding tRNA (adenosine(37)-N6)-threonylcarbamoyltransferase complex dimerization subunit type 1 TsaB: MILALDTATPATVVGVAQDDGTLLAHRRHDPAPGERPGHTQELLPLAHAALTEAGARWSDVTRIGAGVGPGTFTGIRIGVATARALAQGLVAETVPVSTLAALALEHDAGNVLAILDARRGEAYVAAWSATTPILQPAAWRPERLSEVSALASGPWRAVGDGAIRFRAELEAVGIAVAPDDDPQHRVGAGPLCRLAAAAQPVPRDALVPEYVRAPDAVPRADRPS; this comes from the coding sequence ATGATCCTCGCCCTCGACACCGCCACGCCCGCCACAGTTGTAGGCGTTGCCCAGGACGACGGCACGCTGCTCGCCCACCGCCGCCACGACCCCGCGCCCGGCGAGCGCCCCGGCCACACGCAAGAGCTGCTGCCGCTCGCGCACGCCGCGCTGACCGAGGCCGGCGCGCGCTGGAGCGACGTCACGCGGATCGGCGCGGGCGTCGGCCCCGGCACGTTCACGGGGATCCGGATCGGCGTCGCGACCGCCCGCGCGCTCGCGCAGGGCCTGGTCGCCGAGACCGTCCCGGTCTCCACGCTCGCCGCGCTCGCCCTCGAGCACGACGCCGGCAACGTCCTGGCGATCCTCGACGCCCGCCGCGGCGAGGCGTACGTCGCGGCCTGGAGCGCCACGACGCCGATCCTCCAACCCGCCGCCTGGCGCCCCGAGCGCCTGAGCGAGGTCTCGGCGCTCGCATCCGGCCCCTGGCGGGCCGTGGGCGACGGGGCGATACGCTTCCGAGCGGAGCTCGAGGCGGTGGGCATCGCGGTCGCACCGGACGACGACCCGCAGCATCGGGTGGGCGCCGGGCCGCTGTGCCGGCTCGCCGCCGCGGCCCAACCCGTCCCACGCGACGCGCTCGTCCCGGAGTACGTCCGCGCCCCGGACGCCGTGCCCCGCGCAGATCGCCCGAGTTGA
- the tsaE gene encoding tRNA (adenosine(37)-N6)-threonylcarbamoyltransferase complex ATPase subunit type 1 TsaE: MSGSSDSPATTTSAADTEAAGAALAARLAPGDVVLLEGEMGAGKTTFVRGAARALGFEGPVTSPTFTIGRRYDGGRLPIAHLDLHRLSGLDDEDPALLEDYLTPDAVAFVEWPEIAEPTLERIAAVVRLAHAGEDHRTLEVEWRRR, translated from the coding sequence CTGAGCGGTTCTAGCGACAGCCCGGCGACGACCACCAGCGCGGCCGACACCGAGGCCGCGGGCGCTGCGCTGGCGGCGCGGCTGGCGCCCGGCGACGTCGTCCTGCTGGAGGGCGAGATGGGCGCGGGCAAGACCACGTTCGTGCGCGGCGCGGCCCGCGCGCTGGGCTTCGAGGGACCGGTGACGTCGCCGACGTTCACGATCGGGCGCCGGTACGACGGCGGCCGCCTCCCGATCGCGCACCTCGACCTGCACCGCCTGTCCGGCCTCGACGACGAGGACCCCGCGTTGTTGGAGGACTACCTGACGCCCGACGCGGTCGCGTTCGTCGAGTGGCCCGAGATCGCGGAGCCGACGCTGGAGCGGATCGCCGCCGTCGTCCGCCTCGCGCACGCCGGCGAGGACCACCGCACGCTCGAAGTCGAGTGGCGGCGCCGATGA
- a CDS encoding LPXTG cell wall anchor domain-containing protein codes for MPSVCRRIVVLLVVALIGVGGPVASAIAQSGGGAGDQQYEDPFGGSGSSGSSGSGSSGSGRSGSSGTSDSDAQPLTQAPQSSGSGSSGTRSSGSGSGTSTPSTSGTATAAPSTQASGTLPNTGLDARVLVLAGVVLVVAGIGLRMRNAPERF; via the coding sequence GTGCCGTCCGTTTGCCGCCGGATCGTCGTGCTGCTCGTCGTCGCCCTGATCGGGGTCGGCGGGCCGGTCGCCTCTGCCATCGCCCAGTCGGGCGGTGGGGCGGGGGACCAGCAGTACGAGGACCCGTTCGGCGGCAGCGGCTCGTCGGGCTCGTCGGGCTCCGGCTCGTCGGGCAGCGGGAGGAGCGGGTCGTCGGGCACCAGCGACTCCGACGCGCAGCCGCTGACGCAGGCGCCGCAGTCGTCCGGCTCGGGTTCGTCGGGCACCAGGAGCTCCGGCTCCGGCTCGGGCACCTCGACGCCGTCGACCTCCGGGACCGCGACCGCCGCGCCGTCCACGCAGGCCAGCGGCACGCTCCCGAACACGGGCCTCGACGCCCGCGTCCTCGTCCTCGCCGGGGTCGTGCTCGTGGTGGCCGGCATCGGCCTTCGCATGCGCAACGCCCCTGAGCGGTTCTAG
- a CDS encoding glycosyltransferase: MPHAESPRHILLLTDRDWTHPQGGGTGTNLYGQVSRWIAWGHRVTVIAGSYPGAEPVSRPAPGLEIHRMGGRMTVFPRAALASLRGVGRDADVVLEVVNGIAFFTPLWWWTRAPRVTLVHHVHQDHYVAEMGKRGRLAALLAERLPLATLYRHHPFLTISDSARRDMVALGIPADRIHVAYLGVEADSFVETRRDETPTLLYLGRLKQYKRLEILLDVLEGLPDAKLEVAGEGDHRPVLEAEIAARGLEDRVTLHGFVSEEEKRELYARAWVNLTASSAEGWCLTVMEAAGAGTPSAAMAVGGLPESIVDEQTGLLAHEPEELAEKVHALVASPQRRDELGEAARARARGFTWDATAQANLEVLDRVAGEQRSRLRDSLRRSETGAAAGLAAATLLNNAIQLIFVVLFTRLLGADDYGALAAIISGFLILMVGGQSIQVAAARESTLGHLGTGGRMRATLERWTRQLVVATVVLMVFGIVIRQPLADVLGVGDHPWAVAWLPATGSLWLLLSLQRGILQGLRGYGAVGLSIIGEALGRVVFAVVLFAVGLGVTGAYLGNPLAFVAMALWLSRVIAKQLGTETDDDREQAATAARPLLGLIGDNWIPIVGLLLLAVLQNVDVIVGRHRFSGDSSGSYAAAAVAAKSVVWVAIGVGLQLLPEATRRAAAGLDPRPALLRALAVLAAVATPALIIFALIPHFLMKVAFGPDLTLASDALPVLGVAMTLLAVAYLTVQYMVALGELKFVWVLGVVAIVEPFLLSAGNFTLLSYATVVLGLQFVAAGAVLTLGLRVRRPARAAEPVA; encoded by the coding sequence GTGCCCCACGCCGAATCCCCACGCCACATCCTGCTGCTGACCGACCGCGACTGGACGCACCCCCAGGGCGGCGGCACCGGCACCAACCTGTACGGGCAGGTCTCACGCTGGATCGCGTGGGGCCACCGCGTCACGGTCATCGCCGGCTCCTACCCCGGCGCCGAGCCGGTCTCCCGCCCCGCGCCCGGGCTGGAGATCCACCGCATGGGCGGCCGGATGACCGTGTTCCCGCGCGCCGCGCTCGCGTCGCTGCGCGGGGTCGGGCGCGATGCGGACGTGGTCCTGGAGGTCGTCAACGGCATCGCGTTCTTCACCCCGCTGTGGTGGTGGACGCGCGCGCCGCGCGTGACGCTGGTCCACCACGTCCACCAAGACCACTACGTCGCCGAGATGGGCAAGCGCGGGCGCCTGGCCGCGCTGCTGGCCGAGCGGCTGCCGCTGGCGACGCTGTACCGCCACCACCCGTTCCTGACGATCTCGGACTCCGCCCGGCGCGACATGGTGGCCTTGGGCATCCCGGCCGACCGGATCCACGTCGCCTACCTCGGCGTCGAGGCCGACTCGTTCGTCGAGACGAGGCGCGACGAGACGCCGACGCTGCTCTACCTCGGGCGCCTGAAGCAGTACAAGCGGCTGGAGATCCTGCTCGACGTCCTCGAGGGGCTCCCGGACGCCAAGCTCGAGGTCGCCGGCGAGGGCGACCACCGGCCGGTCCTCGAGGCGGAGATCGCCGCGCGCGGATTGGAAGACCGCGTGACGCTGCACGGGTTCGTCTCCGAGGAGGAGAAGCGCGAGCTGTACGCCCGCGCCTGGGTCAACCTCACGGCGTCGAGCGCCGAGGGCTGGTGCCTGACGGTCATGGAGGCCGCGGGCGCCGGGACGCCGAGCGCGGCGATGGCCGTCGGCGGGCTGCCGGAGTCGATCGTCGACGAGCAGACCGGCCTGCTCGCGCACGAGCCCGAGGAGCTGGCGGAGAAGGTCCACGCGCTCGTGGCCTCGCCGCAGCGGCGCGACGAGCTCGGCGAGGCGGCGCGCGCCCGCGCCCGCGGCTTCACGTGGGACGCGACCGCGCAGGCCAACCTGGAGGTCCTGGACCGCGTCGCCGGCGAGCAGCGCTCGCGTCTGCGCGATTCGCTGCGCCGCTCGGAGACCGGCGCGGCCGCCGGCCTGGCGGCGGCGACGCTGCTGAACAACGCGATCCAGCTGATCTTCGTCGTGCTGTTCACGCGCCTGCTCGGCGCCGACGACTACGGCGCGCTGGCCGCGATCATCTCGGGCTTCCTGATCCTGATGGTCGGCGGGCAGTCGATCCAGGTCGCGGCGGCGCGCGAGTCGACGCTCGGCCACCTCGGGACCGGCGGGAGGATGCGCGCGACGCTGGAGCGCTGGACCAGGCAGCTCGTCGTCGCCACTGTCGTGTTGATGGTCTTCGGGATCGTCATCCGCCAGCCGCTGGCCGACGTGCTCGGCGTCGGCGACCACCCGTGGGCGGTCGCGTGGCTGCCCGCGACGGGGTCGCTGTGGTTGTTGTTGTCCTTGCAGCGCGGGATCCTGCAGGGCCTGCGCGGCTACGGCGCCGTGGGCCTGTCGATCATCGGCGAGGCGCTCGGCCGGGTCGTCTTCGCGGTCGTGCTGTTCGCGGTCGGGCTCGGCGTCACCGGCGCCTACCTCGGCAACCCGCTGGCCTTCGTGGCGATGGCGCTGTGGCTGTCGCGCGTGATCGCCAAGCAGCTGGGGACCGAGACCGACGACGACCGCGAGCAGGCCGCGACGGCCGCCCGGCCGCTGCTCGGGCTGATCGGCGACAACTGGATCCCGATCGTCGGGCTGCTGCTGCTGGCCGTGCTGCAGAACGTGGACGTGATCGTCGGGCGCCACAGGTTCAGCGGCGACTCGTCCGGCTCCTACGCCGCCGCGGCGGTGGCCGCGAAGTCGGTGGTCTGGGTGGCGATCGGCGTCGGCCTGCAGCTGCTGCCCGAGGCGACCCGCCGCGCCGCTGCCGGCCTCGACCCCCGCCCCGCGCTGCTGCGCGCGCTGGCTGTCCTGGCCGCCGTGGCGACGCCCGCGCTGATCATCTTCGCGCTGATCCCGCACTTCCTGATGAAGGTCGCCTTCGGGCCCGACCTGACGCTCGCGTCCGACGCGCTGCCGGTCCTCGGCGTCGCGATGACGCTGCTGGCCGTCGCCTACCTGACCGTGCAGTACATGGTGGCCTTGGGCGAGCTGAAGTTCGTCTGGGTCCTCGGCGTCGTCGCGATCGTCGAGCCCTTCCTGCTCTCGGCGGGCAACTTCACCCTGCTCTCCTACGCGACCGTCGTGCTCGGCCTGCAGTTCGTCGCCGCCGGCGCCGTCCTGACGCTCGGCCTGCGTGTCCGCAGGCCGGCGCGGGCGGCCGAGCCGGTCGCCTAG
- a CDS encoding class I SAM-dependent methyltransferase, with protein sequence MSAATAVDLPRGPERYRTLWRLWRNERADPEPFYRLLAAYAVEDLDKHHGPLTGQTLADLGCGPGYYTDAFRSFGATVIPIDNSTDELELGGTPPEGYVLGDAGNLPLEDSSIDGVFCSNMLEHTPSAVPILTEIERVLKPGGWAYISWTNWYSPWGGHLMVPYHYLGPKLGPKLYVKRHGKPDKHMYGETLWARHIGTTLRETRERPHLRITDVEPRYWPWAKPVMKVPGLRELVAWNCVIRVEKV encoded by the coding sequence GTGAGCGCAGCCACCGCCGTCGACCTGCCCCGAGGACCCGAGCGCTACCGCACGCTCTGGCGCCTGTGGCGCAACGAGCGCGCCGATCCGGAGCCGTTCTACCGCCTGCTGGCCGCCTACGCCGTCGAGGACCTCGACAAGCACCACGGGCCGCTGACCGGGCAGACGCTCGCCGACCTCGGCTGCGGTCCGGGCTACTACACCGACGCGTTCCGGTCGTTCGGCGCGACGGTCATCCCGATCGACAACTCGACCGACGAGCTGGAGCTGGGCGGCACGCCGCCCGAGGGCTACGTGCTCGGCGACGCGGGGAACCTGCCGCTGGAGGACAGCTCGATCGACGGCGTGTTCTGCTCCAACATGCTCGAGCACACGCCGTCGGCGGTCCCGATCCTCACCGAGATCGAGCGCGTCCTGAAGCCCGGCGGCTGGGCCTACATCTCCTGGACCAACTGGTACTCGCCGTGGGGCGGCCACCTGATGGTGCCCTACCACTACCTCGGCCCGAAGCTCGGCCCCAAGTTGTACGTCAAGCGCCACGGCAAGCCCGACAAGCACATGTACGGCGAGACCCTCTGGGCCCGCCACATCGGCACGACGCTGCGCGAGACCCGCGAGCGCCCCCACCTCCGCATCACCGACGTGGAGCCCCGCTACTGGCCCTGGGCCAAGCCCGTCATGAAGGTCCCCGGCCTCCGCGAGCTGGTGGCCTGGAACTGCGTGATCCGCGTCGAGAAGGTCTAG